A region from the Streptomyces tsukubensis genome encodes:
- a CDS encoding inositol-3-phosphate synthase: protein MPQESAPHASPSTDPLATGSPAPGDPGHGPHHPERTGVWFIGARGSVATTAVAGCAAITAGLHPPTGMVTETPPFAAAGLPAPGALVFGGHDIACVPLPKRAEELTTAGVLPPGLARAVRADLTAADAEIRPGGPQSGDTRGDEELIAAFAADIVAFRDRHRLARVVVVNVSSTEPLPAPGAARLAPSSLYATAAIRAGCPFVNFTPSTGLNTPGLLAAVAARGLPHAGRDGKTGQTLLRSVLAPMFVQRALTVRAWSGTNLLGGGDGAALADPAAAAAKNAGKERVLADVLGTAPEGEVHIDDVPALGDWKTAWDHIAFDGFLGSRMILQTIWQGCDSALAAPLVLDLARLVARAHERGLSGPLPQLGFYFKDPDGGSSALAEQFTELLSFADTLRDPR from the coding sequence GTGCCGCAGGAATCCGCCCCGCACGCATCCCCTTCGACCGACCCCCTCGCGACCGGTTCCCCCGCCCCCGGCGACCCGGGCCACGGACCCCACCACCCGGAGCGCACCGGCGTCTGGTTCATCGGCGCCCGCGGCTCCGTCGCCACGACCGCCGTCGCGGGCTGCGCGGCGATCACCGCAGGACTGCACCCGCCGACCGGCATGGTCACCGAGACCCCGCCGTTCGCCGCCGCCGGACTCCCCGCCCCCGGGGCCCTGGTCTTCGGCGGCCACGACATCGCCTGCGTACCCCTGCCCAAACGGGCCGAGGAGCTGACCACGGCCGGAGTGCTCCCGCCGGGCCTCGCCCGCGCCGTCCGCGCCGATCTGACCGCAGCCGACGCCGAGATCCGCCCCGGCGGCCCCCAGTCCGGCGACACCCGCGGCGACGAGGAACTCATCGCCGCCTTCGCCGCCGACATCGTTGCCTTCCGCGACCGGCACCGGCTCGCCCGGGTCGTCGTCGTCAATGTCTCCTCCACCGAACCGCTGCCCGCCCCCGGCGCCGCCCGGCTCGCCCCCAGTTCCCTCTACGCCACCGCCGCGATCCGCGCCGGCTGCCCCTTCGTGAACTTCACCCCCTCCACCGGGCTGAACACCCCCGGGCTCCTGGCCGCCGTCGCGGCCCGCGGACTTCCTCACGCGGGCCGCGACGGCAAAACCGGCCAGACGCTGCTGCGGTCGGTGCTCGCCCCCATGTTCGTCCAGCGCGCCCTGACCGTACGGGCGTGGTCGGGGACGAATCTGCTGGGCGGCGGGGACGGGGCGGCCCTGGCCGATCCGGCGGCGGCCGCGGCGAAGAACGCGGGCAAGGAGCGCGTCCTCGCCGACGTCCTCGGTACGGCACCCGAGGGCGAGGTCCACATCGACGACGTGCCCGCACTCGGCGACTGGAAGACGGCCTGGGACCATATCGCCTTCGACGGCTTCCTCGGCTCCCGGATGATCCTCCAGACGATCTGGCAGGGTTGCGATTCGGCGCTCGCCGCACCGCTGGTGCTGGACCTGGCCCGACTGGTGGCCCGCGCCCACGAACGCGGCCTGTCCGGGCCGCTGCCCCAGCTCGGCTTCTACTTCAAGGACCCGGACGGCGGCTCGTCCGCGCTGGCCGAGCAGTTCACGGAGCTGCTGTCCTTCGCGGACACGCTGCGGGACCCGCGGTGA
- a CDS encoding UbiA family prenyltransferase, protein MTPVTLLGRAGEPAGRPVLRALFAPGLRVTAGLRRLLPAAPHGPATPVAPAAVAVRTNRPARGAAPSPDPGRPAAGGPVPGARSARSRDGRPSTRAQLRAWAELLRVSAVLSVPGDALAGAAARGLRPNRGTLLAIGTSVCLYEAGMALNDWADRDEDAAERPHRPIPSGRISPAAALTAAGLLTATGLALAARAGRPALAVAVPLAATVWAYDLRLKHTRLGPAAMATARALDLTLGATATATATATATATATRAGSEAGHSPRQSPAPAPARGPRHPAVPDPGRLPGPLPAGRAAGPVTGALRRSALTPRTPHSAVACGGVPPGPARVVRAAAVLGAHTYAVTAVSRHEVHGGSVRAPLGALGLTAAVGGAAVRDGRALTTVLGGSYLRTAAVPFAHAALNPSPPLTERAVGGGIRAVIPLQALIAARAGHPAGTATGLALTTLVPLARSLARKVSPT, encoded by the coding sequence GTGACCCCGGTGACCCTGCTGGGCCGGGCCGGGGAACCGGCCGGACGGCCGGTCCTGCGCGCCCTGTTCGCACCGGGCCTGCGGGTCACGGCCGGGCTCCGCCGCCTGCTGCCTGCCGCACCGCACGGCCCGGCGACACCGGTGGCCCCCGCGGCCGTCGCCGTACGCACGAACCGCCCGGCGCGAGGTGCCGCCCCGTCCCCCGACCCCGGCCGCCCTGCGGCCGGTGGCCCCGTCCCGGGGGCGCGGTCGGCGCGCTCCCGGGACGGGCGGCCGTCCACCCGGGCGCAGCTGCGGGCCTGGGCGGAACTGCTGCGCGTCTCCGCCGTCCTCTCCGTCCCCGGCGACGCCCTCGCGGGCGCGGCCGCCCGCGGACTGCGCCCCAACCGCGGCACCCTGCTCGCCATCGGCACTTCGGTCTGTCTGTACGAGGCGGGGATGGCGCTCAACGACTGGGCCGACCGCGACGAGGACGCCGCCGAACGCCCGCACCGCCCGATCCCTTCGGGCCGGATCAGCCCCGCCGCCGCCCTGACCGCGGCCGGTCTGCTGACCGCGACCGGCCTCGCCCTCGCCGCCCGCGCGGGCCGCCCGGCGCTCGCGGTCGCCGTGCCGCTCGCGGCCACGGTGTGGGCGTACGACCTCCGGCTGAAGCACACGCGCCTGGGCCCGGCGGCGATGGCCACGGCCCGCGCGCTGGACCTCACCCTGGGCGCGACGGCGACGGCGACGGCGACGGCGACGGCGACAGCCACGGCGACGCGCGCCGGATCGGAAGCCGGGCATTCCCCCCGGCAGTCACCGGCACCGGCACCGGCTCGCGGTCCTCGGCACCCGGCCGTACCGGATCCCGGGCGCCTCCCGGGGCCTCTCCCGGCGGGACGCGCCGCGGGCCCGGTGACCGGGGCCCTCCGGCGGTCGGCGCTGACGCCCCGTACACCGCACTCCGCAGTGGCCTGCGGGGGAGTGCCGCCGGGCCCCGCCCGGGTGGTGCGGGCCGCCGCCGTGCTCGGGGCGCACACCTACGCGGTCACCGCCGTCTCCCGGCACGAGGTGCACGGCGGCTCCGTACGCGCCCCGCTCGGCGCCCTCGGCCTCACCGCGGCGGTCGGCGGGGCGGCCGTACGGGACGGGCGGGCCCTGACGACCGTGCTGGGCGGCTCGTACCTCCGTACCGCCGCCGTCCCCTTCGCCCACGCCGCGCTCAACCCGTCCCCGCCGCTCACCGAGCGCGCCGTGGGCGGCGGGATCCGGGCCGTCATCCCGCTCCAGGCGCTGATCGCCGCCCGCGCCGGGCACCCCGCGGGAACCGCGACCGGACTCGCGCTCACGACCCTCGTCCCGCTCGCCCGCTCTCTCGCCCGGAAGGTGAGCCCGACATGA
- a CDS encoding sugar phosphate isomerase/epimerase family protein, giving the protein MTRLNFGYGTNGLTDLRLPDALALLADLGYDGVGLTLDHMHLDPLGPRLAARTGETAALLGRHGLGVAVETGGRYVLDPRRKHGPSLVDPEPEGRAARSELLVTAVRIAADLGATAVHCFSGITPPGTDPGTAWRRLTDSLAPVVDAAGAAGIPLAVEPEPGHLLATLADFHHLRALLGDPEPLGLTLDIGHCRCLEDRSPAECVTDAGPWLRHVQIEDMRRGVHEHLPFGEGEIDFPPVLDALAATGYEGLTVVELPRHSHAGPEQARKSLEFLRTAIREAAAC; this is encoded by the coding sequence ATGACCCGGCTGAACTTCGGATACGGCACCAACGGGCTGACCGACCTCCGTCTCCCGGACGCCCTCGCCCTCCTCGCCGACCTCGGCTACGACGGCGTCGGGCTGACGCTCGACCATATGCACCTCGACCCGCTCGGCCCCCGGCTGGCCGCGCGGACCGGGGAGACCGCCGCGCTCCTCGGGCGGCACGGGCTCGGCGTCGCCGTGGAAACCGGCGGACGGTACGTCCTCGACCCGCGCCGCAAGCACGGCCCTTCACTCGTCGACCCCGAGCCCGAGGGCCGGGCCGCCCGCAGCGAACTGCTGGTCACCGCGGTCCGGATCGCCGCCGACCTCGGGGCGACGGCCGTGCACTGCTTCAGCGGCATCACCCCGCCCGGTACCGACCCCGGGACCGCATGGCGGCGGCTCACCGACTCCCTCGCGCCCGTCGTCGACGCCGCCGGTGCCGCGGGGATCCCGCTCGCCGTCGAACCGGAGCCGGGCCATCTGCTGGCCACTCTGGCCGACTTCCACCACCTCAGGGCCCTCCTCGGCGACCCGGAGCCGCTCGGGCTCACGCTCGACATCGGGCACTGCCGTTGTCTGGAGGACCGGAGCCCGGCGGAGTGCGTAACGGACGCGGGGCCGTGGCTCCGCCACGTACAGATCGAAGACATGCGCCGCGGTGTCCACGAGCATCTGCCGTTCGGGGAGGGCGAGATCGACTTCCCGCCCGTGCTCGACGCCCTCGCCGCCACCGGCTACGAAGGCCTGACGGTCGTCGAACTGCCCCGCCACTCCCACGCGGGCCCCGAGCAGGCCCGCAAGTCCCTGGAGTTCCTGCGTACCGCGATCCGGGAGGCGGCGGCATGCTGA
- a CDS encoding EboA domain-containing protein, whose product MLRSHQNQGQQEAALAAALDTTAGTWLKTALARARSAAAAVPATAPDSAPGRRPRPVASWELAFSAAGRHLGPENADTGRVLLLLAAAADLPTLTRLYHRGTADERRAVLLALPRLDPPEPATALPLVEDALRTNDTRLVAAALGPYAAAHLTPHAWRHAVLKCLFTGVPLAAVDGLARRAHGDAELARMLDDYAAERTAAGRPVPPDLTHALALTGVAVPSKEV is encoded by the coding sequence ATGCTGAGATCCCACCAGAACCAGGGGCAGCAGGAGGCCGCCCTCGCCGCCGCGCTCGACACGACGGCAGGCACCTGGCTGAAGACGGCCCTCGCACGGGCCCGGTCCGCCGCGGCCGCCGTCCCCGCGACCGCCCCCGACTCCGCCCCCGGCCGCCGCCCCCGCCCCGTCGCCTCCTGGGAGCTCGCCTTCTCCGCCGCCGGACGGCACCTCGGCCCCGAGAACGCCGACACCGGCCGCGTCCTGCTCCTCCTCGCCGCGGCCGCCGACCTCCCCACCCTCACCCGGCTCTACCACCGCGGCACCGCCGACGAGCGGCGCGCCGTCCTCCTCGCCCTGCCCCGTCTCGACCCCCCGGAGCCCGCCACCGCCCTGCCGCTCGTCGAGGACGCCCTCCGTACCAACGACACCCGGCTCGTCGCCGCCGCCCTCGGCCCCTACGCCGCCGCGCACCTCACCCCGCACGCCTGGCGGCACGCCGTACTGAAATGCCTGTTCACCGGGGTCCCCCTGGCCGCCGTCGACGGGCTGGCCCGCCGCGCCCACGGCGACGCCGAACTCGCCCGGATGCTCGACGACTACGCCGCCGAGCGGACCGCCGCGGGCCGCCCCGTACCCCCCGACCTGACGCACGCGCTCGCCCTGACCGGCGTCGCCGTGCCGTCGAAGGAGGTCTGA
- a CDS encoding TatD family hydrolase, translated as MRIFDPHIHMTSRTTDDYEAMYEAGVRGLVEPAFWLGQPRTSPDSFYDYFDALLGWEPYRAAQYGIAHHCTIALNPKEANDPRCTPVLDELPRYLVKDGVVAVGEIGYDAMTPAEDTALAAQLQLAAEHGLPALVHTPHRDKLTGLRRTIDVVRESDLPPGRVLLDHLNETTVEEALDSGCWLGFSVYPDTKMDEDRMVAILTTYGTDRMLVNSAADWGKSDPLKTRRVGEAMLAAGFSAADVDQVLWRNPVAFYGLSGRLRLNVPAPGALHEGNSVLRGGE; from the coding sequence ATGCGCATCTTCGACCCCCACATCCATATGACCTCCCGCACCACCGACGACTACGAGGCGATGTACGAGGCCGGGGTCCGGGGCCTCGTCGAGCCCGCGTTCTGGCTGGGCCAGCCACGCACCTCGCCCGACAGCTTCTACGACTACTTCGACGCGCTCCTCGGCTGGGAGCCGTACCGCGCCGCCCAGTACGGCATCGCCCACCACTGCACGATCGCCCTCAACCCCAAAGAGGCCAACGACCCGCGCTGCACCCCCGTCCTGGACGAGCTGCCGCGCTATCTCGTCAAGGACGGCGTCGTCGCCGTCGGCGAGATCGGCTACGACGCCATGACCCCCGCCGAGGACACCGCGCTCGCCGCCCAGCTCCAGCTCGCCGCCGAACACGGACTGCCCGCGCTGGTCCACACCCCGCACCGGGACAAACTCACCGGACTGCGCCGCACGATCGACGTCGTCCGGGAGTCGGACCTGCCGCCCGGCCGGGTCCTGCTCGACCACCTCAACGAGACCACCGTCGAGGAGGCCCTGGACAGCGGCTGCTGGCTGGGTTTCTCCGTCTACCCCGATACCAAGATGGACGAGGACCGGATGGTCGCGATCCTCACCACGTACGGCACCGACCGGATGCTGGTGAACTCCGCCGCCGACTGGGGGAAGAGCGACCCGCTCAAAACCCGCCGGGTGGGGGAGGCGATGCTCGCGGCCGGATTCTCCGCCGCCGACGTCGACCAGGTGCTGTGGCGCAACCCCGTCGCCTTCTACGGACTCAGCGGCCGGCTCCGGCTGAACGTCCCCGCGCCGGGCGCCCTCCACGAGGGAAACTCCGTCCTGCGCGGCGGGGAATAG
- the eboE gene encoding metabolite traffic protein EboE, which produces MRFRHPDGSTVHLAYCTNVHPAETLDGVVAQLRDHCEPVRRRLGRDRLGIGLWLAKDAARALVTDPAALRALRAELDRRGLEVVTLNGFPYEGFGAEEVKYRVYRPDWTDPERLAHTTDLARLLAALLPDDVTEGTISTLPLAWRTGFDTAAADTAHRALGTLAERLDALEELTGKAIRIALEPEPGCTVETTADAIAPLAAIGSPRIGLCVDTCHLATSFEDPATAFAALAAAGITVPKAQLSAALHAESPHLPGVREALAAFAEPRFLHQTRTRTPDGLLHGTDDLDEAVRPGGPLPSSGPWRSHFHVPLHSPPAPPLASTLPVLREALGHLVGAEPLTRHLEVETYTWQALPPELRPRSRAQLAEGIAAELVLARDLLTDLGLKELP; this is translated from the coding sequence GTGCGCTTCCGCCATCCCGACGGCTCCACCGTCCACCTCGCCTACTGCACCAACGTCCACCCCGCCGAAACCCTCGACGGCGTCGTCGCCCAGCTCCGCGACCACTGCGAACCGGTCCGCCGGCGCCTCGGCCGGGACCGGCTCGGCATCGGCCTCTGGCTGGCGAAGGACGCCGCCCGGGCCCTGGTCACCGACCCCGCCGCGCTGCGCGCACTCCGCGCGGAGCTGGACCGGCGGGGGCTTGAGGTCGTCACCCTCAACGGCTTCCCCTACGAGGGCTTCGGCGCCGAGGAGGTGAAGTACCGCGTCTACCGGCCCGACTGGACCGACCCCGAGCGCCTGGCCCACACCACCGACCTCGCCCGGCTGCTGGCCGCGCTGCTGCCGGACGATGTCACCGAGGGCACGATCTCCACCCTGCCCCTCGCCTGGCGCACCGGCTTCGACACCGCCGCCGCCGACACCGCCCACCGGGCTCTCGGCACTCTCGCGGAGCGGCTCGACGCGCTGGAGGAGCTGACCGGCAAGGCGATCCGGATCGCCCTCGAACCCGAGCCCGGCTGCACCGTGGAGACCACCGCCGACGCCATCGCCCCGCTCGCCGCGATCGGCTCCCCCCGGATCGGCCTCTGTGTGGACACGTGTCATCTCGCCACGTCCTTCGAGGATCCGGCGACCGCGTTCGCCGCGCTCGCCGCCGCCGGGATCACCGTCCCCAAGGCCCAGCTCTCCGCCGCCCTGCACGCCGAATCACCCCACCTCCCCGGTGTCCGGGAGGCCCTGGCCGCCTTCGCGGAACCGCGCTTCCTCCACCAGACCCGCACCCGCACCCCCGACGGTCTGCTGCACGGAACCGACGACCTCGACGAGGCGGTACGGCCCGGCGGCCCGCTGCCCTCGTCCGGACCCTGGCGCTCCCATTTCCACGTCCCGCTGCACAGCCCGCCCGCACCCCCGCTCGCCTCCACCCTGCCGGTCCTGCGCGAGGCACTCGGCCACCTCGTGGGCGCCGAGCCCCTCACCCGCCATCTGGAGGTCGAGACGTACACCTGGCAGGCGCTCCCGCCCGAACTGCGCCCCCGCAGCCGTGCCCAGCTCGCCGAGGGCATCGCCGCCGAACTCGTCCTCGCCCGCGACCTCCTCACCGACCTCGGCCTGAAGGAGCTGCCGTGA
- a CDS encoding alkaline phosphatase family protein, with protein sequence MTGPQPTPLLVLDVVGLTPRLLEHMPHLRRLAENGSRAPLSTVLPAVTCAAQSTFLTGALPAEHGIVGNGWYFRELGDVLLWRQHNGLVAGDKLWDAARRAHPGYTVANICWWYAMGADTDFTVTPRPVYYADGRKEPDCYTRPPGLHAELTSKLGTFPLFRFWGPGADLVSSQWIIDATRHIMATRRPDLTLAYLPHLDYDLQRYGPDDPRSHRAAGELDTALAPLLDDARREGRTVVALSEYGINRVSRPVDINRALRRAGLLEVHTQDGMEYLDPMASRAFAVADHQIAHVYVKRPEDLPAVREALAGLAGLERLLDDEGKKEHGLDHPRSGELVAIAEPDAWFTYYYWLDDARAPDFAQLVEIHRKPGYDPVELFMDPHDPYVRLRAAGALARKKLGMRYRMAVVPLDPSPVRGSHGRLPASDDEGPLLLCSTPRAVGDRIAATDVKSLLLRLAGLPADDRTPPESE encoded by the coding sequence GTGACCGGCCCGCAGCCCACCCCGCTCCTCGTCCTGGACGTCGTCGGCCTCACCCCGCGCCTGCTGGAGCACATGCCCCACCTGCGCAGACTGGCCGAGAACGGCTCCCGGGCGCCCCTGTCGACGGTCCTGCCCGCCGTCACCTGCGCCGCCCAGTCCACCTTCCTCACCGGAGCGCTCCCCGCCGAGCACGGCATCGTCGGCAACGGCTGGTACTTCCGCGAACTGGGCGATGTCCTGCTCTGGCGCCAGCACAACGGGCTGGTGGCCGGGGACAAGCTCTGGGACGCGGCCCGCCGCGCCCACCCCGGCTACACGGTCGCCAATATCTGCTGGTGGTATGCGATGGGCGCCGACACGGATTTCACGGTCACCCCGCGCCCGGTCTACTACGCGGACGGCCGCAAGGAGCCCGACTGCTACACCCGCCCGCCCGGCCTCCACGCCGAGCTGACCTCGAAGCTGGGCACCTTCCCCCTGTTCCGCTTCTGGGGCCCGGGCGCGGATCTGGTCTCCAGCCAGTGGATCATCGACGCCACCCGGCACATCATGGCCACCCGCCGCCCCGACCTCACCCTGGCCTACCTCCCGCATCTCGACTACGACCTCCAGAGGTACGGCCCCGACGACCCCCGCTCCCACCGCGCCGCCGGCGAACTGGACACGGCGCTCGCCCCGCTCCTCGACGACGCCCGCCGCGAGGGCCGGACCGTGGTCGCGCTCTCCGAGTACGGCATCAACCGTGTCTCCCGGCCCGTCGACATCAACCGCGCCCTGCGCCGCGCCGGGCTTCTGGAGGTCCACACCCAGGACGGTATGGAGTACCTCGACCCGATGGCCTCCCGCGCCTTCGCCGTCGCGGACCACCAGATCGCGCATGTCTATGTGAAGCGGCCCGAAGACCTTCCGGCGGTACGGGAGGCCCTCGCCGGGCTCGCCGGGCTCGAACGCCTCCTGGACGACGAGGGCAAGAAGGAACACGGTCTCGACCACCCGCGCTCCGGCGAGCTGGTCGCGATCGCCGAACCGGACGCCTGGTTCACGTACTACTACTGGCTGGACGACGCCCGCGCCCCCGACTTCGCGCAGCTCGTCGAGATCCACCGCAAGCCCGGCTACGACCCGGTCGAACTCTTCATGGACCCGCACGATCCGTATGTACGCCTCCGGGCGGCGGGCGCGCTGGCCCGCAAGAAGCTCGGCATGCGCTACCGGATGGCGGTCGTCCCCCTCGACCCGTCCCCGGTCCGGGGCAGCCACGGCCGCCTCCCCGCGAGCGACGACGAAGGTCCGCTCCTCCTGTGCTCCACCCCCCGCGCCGTCGGTGACCGGATCGCGGCCACCGATGTGAAGTCCCTGCTGCTGCGGCTCGCCGGCCTGCCCGCCGACGACCGCACCCCGCCCGAAAGCGAGTAA
- a CDS encoding sugar phosphate isomerase/epimerase family protein encodes MSFFRSSGSDDSVRRALGVERRRFLSTCTAVGAAAIAAPVFGASPALAHGRGRDDDHDHGHGRKELVPSHKRGLILYTVRDAIGRDPGASDLPSGFREVFRTLSRYGYRQVEFAGYGQHANAPGGANLDTVAGARLLRCWLDDYGLRAQGSHGFIPASWPLSTPDLDRFKHALEVANILGMDHMGTGGDPTWGSTKAEWDAAADKWNAMGAIARRAGIKLYTHNHDTAYDFLLDGGPADAQGRPTRSSGIRKLEYFLKRTDPKNVWLEMDVFWAHVARYKFHTYTAHDGTPVRSVFDPARLVSRNSKRYPLFHAKDGVVNTNSGLGYDMVPFGTGDIDYRTFFTRVGNRNYYNPMVEQDNAPSGTSPGQSLDYARTGYTNLAALRRR; translated from the coding sequence GTGTCCTTCTTCAGATCATCCGGATCCGACGATTCCGTGCGCCGCGCCCTCGGCGTCGAGCGCCGCCGCTTCCTCTCGACGTGTACGGCGGTGGGCGCCGCGGCGATAGCCGCACCCGTCTTCGGCGCGTCCCCCGCCCTGGCCCACGGCCGTGGCCGGGACGACGACCACGACCACGGGCACGGCCGCAAGGAGCTGGTCCCGTCCCACAAGCGGGGCCTGATCCTGTACACCGTCCGCGACGCCATCGGCCGCGACCCGGGCGCGAGCGACCTGCCCTCCGGCTTCCGTGAGGTCTTCCGTACCCTCTCCCGCTACGGCTACCGCCAGGTCGAGTTCGCGGGCTACGGCCAGCACGCCAACGCCCCCGGCGGCGCCAACCTGGACACCGTGGCCGGCGCCCGACTGCTCCGCTGCTGGCTGGACGACTACGGCCTGCGGGCCCAGGGCAGCCACGGCTTCATCCCGGCCTCCTGGCCGCTGAGCACCCCCGACCTGGACCGCTTCAAGCACGCCCTGGAGGTCGCGAACATCCTCGGCATGGACCATATGGGCACCGGCGGCGACCCGACCTGGGGCTCCACCAAGGCCGAATGGGACGCGGCGGCCGACAAGTGGAACGCGATGGGCGCGATCGCCCGCCGCGCGGGCATCAAGCTCTACACCCACAACCACGACACGGCCTACGACTTCCTCCTGGACGGCGGCCCCGCGGACGCCCAGGGCCGCCCGACCCGCAGCTCCGGCATCCGCAAGCTGGAGTACTTCCTCAAGCGCACGGACCCGAAGAACGTCTGGCTGGAGATGGACGTGTTCTGGGCCCATGTGGCCCGCTACAAGTTCCACACCTACACCGCCCACGACGGCACCCCGGTCCGCAGCGTCTTCGACCCGGCCCGTCTGGTGTCCCGCAACAGCAAGCGGTACCCGCTGTTCCACGCCAAGGACGGCGTGGTGAACACCAACAGCGGCCTCGGCTACGACATGGTCCCCTTCGGCACGGGCGATATCGACTACCGCACCTTCTTCACCCGGGTCGGCAACCGGAACTACTACAACCCGATGGTCGAACAGGACAATGCCCCGAGCGGTACGTCCCCCGGCCAGTCCCTGGACTACGCCCGCACCGGCTACACCAACCTCGCGGCCCTCCGCCGCCGCTGA
- a CDS encoding glycosyltransferase family 4 protein produces MIVAESFAPQVNGVAHSVLRAAEHLVARGHVPLVVAPAARRHRGVRPEEVSGYDVVRIPSVPLPGYPEVRIALPGRQVADAIARHRPHVVHLAAPFVLGATGGAAAGRAGIPVVAVFQTDLAAYARTYLPLARNAGARLAWWQLRRVHAATRTLAPSRASLHALEAQGVSRVHLWPRGVDCVRFHPRHRDEPLRRSLGPHGEVLVGYVGRLAAEKQIDRLAEVSRIPGVRLVIVGEGPCRSRLEAALPDAVFLGIRTGQQLARIYASFDVFVHAGPFETFGQTIQEAMASGLPVVAPAAGGPLDLVRPARTGFLVPPGAPGGFRDAVERLARDRDLRTELGRAGRAAVAERSWEAVGDRLIDHYRLAIAETPGPSR; encoded by the coding sequence GTGATCGTCGCCGAGTCCTTCGCGCCGCAGGTCAACGGGGTCGCCCACAGTGTGCTCCGGGCTGCCGAACACCTCGTGGCGCGCGGCCATGTCCCGCTCGTGGTCGCTCCGGCCGCCCGGCGCCACCGGGGTGTGCGCCCCGAAGAGGTGTCCGGCTACGACGTGGTCCGTATTCCGTCCGTACCGCTGCCCGGATATCCGGAGGTACGGATCGCGCTTCCCGGCCGGCAGGTGGCCGATGCCATCGCACGGCACCGTCCCCATGTGGTGCACCTGGCCGCCCCGTTCGTGCTCGGGGCCACCGGCGGTGCCGCGGCCGGGCGGGCGGGAATCCCCGTCGTGGCGGTGTTCCAGACGGACCTGGCCGCCTACGCCAGGACCTATCTGCCGCTGGCGCGCAATGCCGGAGCCCGGCTGGCCTGGTGGCAGCTGCGGCGCGTCCACGCGGCGACCCGGACGCTGGCACCCTCCCGGGCGTCGCTCCACGCCCTGGAGGCACAGGGCGTGTCCCGGGTCCACCTCTGGCCGCGCGGCGTGGACTGCGTACGGTTCCACCCCCGCCACCGCGACGAACCCCTGCGCCGAAGCCTCGGCCCGCACGGCGAGGTCCTGGTGGGATACGTCGGGCGGCTGGCGGCGGAGAAGCAGATCGACCGGCTGGCCGAGGTGTCCCGGATCCCTGGCGTACGGCTGGTGATCGTCGGAGAAGGGCCCTGCCGCTCCCGGCTGGAGGCCGCACTGCCGGACGCGGTCTTCCTGGGCATCCGGACCGGGCAGCAACTCGCGCGCATCTACGCCTCGTTCGACGTGTTCGTCCACGCGGGGCCGTTCGAGACCTTCGGCCAGACCATCCAGGAGGCCATGGCGAGCGGCCTGCCCGTCGTCGCCCCCGCGGCGGGCGGCCCGCTGGACCTCGTCCGCCCGGCGCGCACCGGATTCCTGGTCCCGCCCGGTGCGCCCGGAGGATTCCGGGACGCGGTGGAAAGACTCGCCCGGGACCGGGACCTACGGACGGAGTTGGGCCGGGCGGGCCGCGCCGCGGTGGCGGAACGCAGCTGGGAGGCGGTCGGCGACCGGCTCATCGACCACTACCGGCTCGCCATCGCGGAGACGCCCGGGCCCTCGCGGTAG